Proteins encoded in a region of the Brevundimonas vesicularis genome:
- a CDS encoding MarR family winged helix-turn-helix transcriptional regulator, which yields MADISHEPSPDAAVDATASLVRSVRRIAQAIDVRSREISRLTGLTLPQLLVLQSIRALGEVSTSAISRDVSMSAPTVVAVLDKLEAKGMAARYRSTVDRRVVHVRLTDAGRQALQTSPGLLGDGFLAALAELPHSERLAMAEAVERLAVLMQPRDSQASLKPPYQAVRPS from the coding sequence ATGGCCGATATTTCCCATGAGCCAAGCCCTGACGCGGCGGTTGACGCCACCGCATCCCTTGTCCGGTCAGTCCGACGCATCGCCCAGGCGATCGATGTTCGGTCTCGAGAAATTTCACGTCTGACCGGGCTGACGCTGCCGCAGCTCCTCGTGCTGCAATCCATCCGCGCATTGGGTGAAGTCAGCACCAGCGCGATATCGCGGGACGTTTCCATGTCGGCGCCGACCGTCGTCGCCGTGCTGGACAAGCTCGAAGCCAAGGGCATGGCCGCCCGCTATCGCTCCACCGTGGATCGCCGCGTCGTCCATGTGCGTTTGACCGACGCGGGGCGGCAGGCATTGCAGACGTCCCCGGGCCTGCTCGGCGACGGCTTTCTCGCCGCCTTGGCTGAACTTCCACACAGCGAACGACTGGCGATGGCTGAAGCTGTCGAACGCCTCGCAGTTTTGATGCAGCCTCGCGACTCTCAGGCCTCTTTGAAGCCGCCTTACCAGGCTGTCAGGCCCTCATAA
- a CDS encoding N-acetylglutaminylglutamine amidotransferase gives MCGLSGEINFDGRPADAGAVQRMTDALSPRGPDGSGIVMRGSVGLGHRRLKIIDLSEKAQQPMVDPDLGVTLAFNGCIYNYPELREELQGMGFRFFSHGDTEVIIKAWKAWGEACVERFKGMFAFVLHERDTGRTVIARDRFGIKPLYLAEQGKRLRFASTLPALLAAGDVDKTIDPVGLHHYMTFHAVVPPPHTILKGVKKFPPATIRVIEADGRAKDRPYWQPDMTRHAEDAALTAEDWRDWVLDSLREAVKRRMVADVPVGVLLSGGVDSSLIVGLLAELGQKDLMTFSVGFEEANGEKGDEFVYSDLIAKHYGTKHHQIFVPHKRLMEALPGTIGAMSEPMVSYDNVGFYLLSQEVSKHIKVVQSGQGADEVFAGYHWYPPMLGATDPVETYIKAFFDRSHATLKTQLNGAYMADTDVSRALVEAHFAQGRAATPVDQALRLDSQVMLVDDPVKRVDNMTMAWGLEARVPFLDHELVELAGRIPPEHKLAQGGKGVLKQAARLVIPSEVIDRKKGYFPVPALKYIQGPYLEMVREALTNQAARDRGLFDRGYLDTLFANPTEHITPLRGSELWQVAVLEMWMQQHGV, from the coding sequence ATGTGCGGTCTTAGCGGCGAGATCAATTTCGACGGACGACCGGCCGATGCCGGCGCCGTTCAACGCATGACCGATGCGCTCTCGCCCCGTGGACCGGATGGCTCCGGCATTGTTATGCGCGGCTCGGTGGGGCTGGGTCACCGCCGTTTGAAGATCATCGACCTGAGTGAGAAAGCTCAGCAGCCGATGGTGGACCCTGACCTGGGCGTGACCCTGGCGTTCAACGGCTGCATCTACAACTATCCCGAACTGCGCGAAGAGCTGCAGGGGATGGGGTTCCGCTTCTTCTCGCACGGCGACACCGAGGTCATCATCAAGGCCTGGAAGGCGTGGGGCGAAGCCTGCGTCGAGCGATTCAAGGGCATGTTCGCCTTCGTGCTTCATGAGCGCGACACCGGCCGCACCGTGATCGCTCGCGACCGTTTCGGCATCAAGCCGCTGTATCTGGCCGAACAGGGCAAGCGTCTGCGGTTCGCCTCGACCCTGCCGGCCCTGCTGGCGGCGGGCGACGTGGACAAGACTATCGATCCCGTCGGCCTGCACCACTACATGACCTTCCACGCGGTCGTGCCGCCGCCGCACACGATCCTGAAGGGCGTCAAGAAGTTCCCGCCGGCCACCATCCGCGTGATCGAGGCGGATGGGAGGGCCAAGGACCGCCCCTACTGGCAGCCCGACATGACCCGCCATGCTGAGGACGCGGCCCTGACGGCCGAAGATTGGCGCGATTGGGTCCTGGACAGTCTGCGCGAAGCCGTGAAGCGCCGCATGGTCGCCGACGTGCCGGTAGGCGTGCTGCTGTCGGGTGGAGTGGACTCCAGCCTGATCGTCGGTCTGCTGGCCGAACTGGGGCAGAAGGACCTGATGACCTTCTCCGTCGGTTTCGAAGAGGCCAATGGCGAGAAGGGCGACGAGTTCGTCTATTCCGACCTGATCGCCAAACATTACGGGACCAAGCATCACCAGATCTTCGTGCCGCACAAGCGGCTGATGGAAGCCCTGCCGGGCACCATCGGCGCCATGTCAGAGCCGATGGTCTCTTACGACAACGTCGGCTTCTACCTGCTGAGCCAGGAAGTCTCGAAACATATCAAGGTGGTGCAGTCCGGCCAGGGCGCCGACGAGGTGTTCGCCGGTTATCACTGGTATCCGCCGATGCTGGGCGCGACCGATCCGGTCGAAACCTACATCAAGGCCTTCTTCGACCGCAGCCATGCCACGCTGAAGACCCAGCTGAACGGCGCCTATATGGCCGACACCGACGTCAGCCGCGCCCTGGTCGAGGCTCATTTCGCGCAAGGCCGCGCAGCGACGCCGGTCGACCAAGCCCTGCGTCTGGACAGCCAGGTGATGCTGGTCGACGACCCGGTGAAGAGGGTCGACAACATGACCATGGCCTGGGGTCTGGAGGCGCGTGTGCCCTTCCTGGATCACGAACTGGTCGAACTGGCGGGCCGCATCCCGCCCGAGCACAAGCTGGCGCAAGGCGGCAAGGGCGTGCTGAAACAAGCGGCGCGTCTGGTGATCCCCTCCGAGGTCATTGATCGCAAGAAGGGCTATTTCCCCGTGCCCGCGCTGAAATACATCCAGGGTCCGTATCTGGAGATGGTGCGCGAGGCCCTGACCAATCAGGCGGCGCGCGATCGCGGCCTGTTCGACCGGGGCTATCTGGACACCCTGTTCGCCAATCCCACCGAGCACATCACACCCCTTCGCGGCTCCGAACTCTGGCAGGTCGCAGTGCTGGAAATGTGGATGCAGCAACATGGCGTCTGA
- the ngg gene encoding N-acetylglutaminylglutamine synthetase produces MASDIRSERSKAHRLKRLRHEGLKPPVQSGDGPTPDAVLDCGWGRLLFAQTFETAEPLVEALRAEGPDRRDIAFYVRNPHVLLASAPQELFLDPSHTYRLELATYRNSRRQPRGFTVRRLTSETDAQAVNDIYAKRKMVPVPPDFFWSHRDDRTLTYFVAEDTVTGAVIGTVTGVNHARAFQDPECGSSLWCLAVDPQATQPGVGEALVRRLAEHFKTQGLAHMDLSVMHDNDQAIALYEKLGLRRVSFFGVKRKNPINEALFVGPTDDHDLNPYARIIVDEARRRGIHTEIIDGEGGLFRLNWGGRSVRCRESLSELTSAVALSICDDKRMTRRIVEAAGVRVPERIDPESPSAIDAALSKFGALVVKPARGEQGQGVAVGLTTMSEVQTALVRARRICSEVLVEEQVQGEDLRLVVIDYKVVACALRRPPRVVGDGRSTLRALVEHQSRRRAAATGGESTIPIDAETERTLAEAGYRLDDVAAEGTEILVRKAANLHLGGTIHDVTDEVHPALIRAAIAAARAIDIPVTGIDLMVKSPREPDYAFIEANERPGLANHEPQPTAERFVDLLFPLSAPAAARTFPRSEA; encoded by the coding sequence ATGGCGTCTGATATCCGCTCCGAGCGATCAAAGGCGCATCGGCTGAAACGTCTGCGGCACGAGGGCCTGAAGCCCCCGGTGCAGTCGGGCGACGGACCGACCCCGGACGCCGTGCTGGATTGTGGCTGGGGCCGACTGTTGTTCGCCCAGACCTTCGAGACGGCCGAGCCGTTGGTCGAGGCTCTGCGCGCCGAAGGGCCGGACCGGCGCGACATCGCCTTCTATGTTCGCAATCCGCACGTCCTGCTGGCCTCGGCGCCGCAGGAGTTGTTCCTGGATCCGTCGCACACCTATCGGCTGGAACTGGCGACCTATCGCAACAGCCGACGTCAGCCCCGAGGCTTCACCGTGCGCCGTCTGACGTCGGAAACGGATGCGCAGGCGGTCAACGACATCTACGCCAAGCGCAAGATGGTGCCGGTTCCGCCTGACTTCTTCTGGTCGCATCGGGACGACCGGACCCTGACCTATTTCGTCGCCGAGGACACCGTGACGGGGGCTGTGATCGGCACCGTGACGGGCGTCAACCACGCCCGCGCCTTTCAGGATCCGGAATGCGGCTCTTCGCTATGGTGCTTGGCGGTCGATCCCCAGGCGACCCAGCCGGGCGTCGGCGAGGCCCTGGTTCGGCGTCTGGCCGAACACTTCAAAACCCAAGGTCTGGCGCACATGGACCTGTCGGTCATGCACGACAACGACCAGGCCATCGCCCTGTACGAAAAGCTGGGTTTGCGTCGCGTCTCCTTCTTCGGGGTCAAACGTAAGAACCCGATCAACGAGGCCCTGTTCGTCGGCCCGACCGACGACCACGACCTGAACCCCTATGCCCGGATCATCGTCGACGAGGCGCGTCGGCGCGGCATCCATACCGAGATCATCGACGGTGAGGGCGGGCTGTTTCGCCTGAACTGGGGCGGCCGCTCGGTCCGGTGTCGCGAAAGTCTGTCGGAGTTGACCTCGGCCGTCGCGCTCAGCATCTGCGACGACAAGCGGATGACGCGACGCATCGTCGAGGCGGCCGGCGTGCGCGTTCCCGAGAGGATCGATCCCGAAAGCCCGTCGGCCATCGATGCAGCGCTGAGCAAGTTCGGCGCCCTGGTCGTCAAGCCGGCGCGCGGCGAGCAGGGGCAAGGCGTCGCGGTCGGCCTGACGACGATGAGCGAGGTCCAGACGGCTCTGGTCCGGGCGCGCCGCATCTGTTCCGAGGTTCTGGTCGAGGAACAGGTCCAGGGCGAGGACCTCCGGCTGGTGGTGATCGATTACAAGGTCGTCGCCTGCGCCCTGCGTCGTCCGCCGCGCGTCGTCGGCGACGGGCGCTCGACCTTGCGCGCCCTTGTCGAACACCAAAGCCGTCGTCGCGCCGCCGCCACCGGTGGGGAATCGACCATCCCCATCGACGCCGAGACCGAGCGTACCCTTGCCGAGGCCGGCTATCGTCTCGACGACGTGGCGGCGGAAGGGACCGAGATTTTGGTGCGCAAAGCGGCCAACCTGCACCTGGGCGGCACCATCCATGATGTGACGGATGAGGTGCATCCCGCGCTGATCCGCGCCGCCATCGCCGCCGCCCGCGCCATCGATATCCCGGTCACCGGCATCGATCTGATGGTGAAGTCGCCGCGCGAACCCGACTACGCCTTCATCGAAGCCAATGAGCGCCCGGGCCTGGCCAACCACGAACCCCAACCGACTGCCGAGCGTTTCGTGGATCTGCTCTTTCCACTATCCGCCCCGGCCGCTGCACGGACATTTCCGCGATCCGAAGCCTGA
- a CDS encoding osmoprotectant NAGGN system M42 family peptidase, translating into MARPALDLDYLKARLADLLNTPSPTGYTDEAVWLLCRELERLGLDYEMTRRGALRARLPGRTPKPARAVVAHVDTLGAQVKQVKANGRLELVAIGHWSSRFAEGARATIFSEGGAYRGTILPLKASGHTFNEEIDTQPVNWAQVELRIDAVTHGREDTLALGVDVGDIVAIDPQPEFIDTGFVVSRHLDDKAGVATLLAALECMIREDRTPTVDTWWLFTIAEEVGLGASSVLIPDVAAMVTVDNGTTAPGQNSSEFGVTIAMADQTGPFDWHLSRKLVQLARDHDIPHQKDVFRYYRSDSASALEAGADIRTALVTFGIDASHGYERIHESALEDLSRLLIAYAESDVEISRDAKSLSGAKGFTHQPVGDEGD; encoded by the coding sequence TTGGCCCGCCCCGCGTTAGACCTCGACTACCTGAAGGCCCGCCTGGCCGACCTGCTGAACACGCCCAGCCCGACCGGCTACACGGACGAGGCGGTCTGGCTCTTGTGCCGCGAACTGGAGCGGCTGGGCCTCGACTATGAGATGACTCGCCGCGGCGCCCTTCGCGCACGCTTGCCGGGCCGGACGCCAAAACCGGCGCGCGCCGTCGTCGCCCACGTCGACACCCTGGGCGCGCAGGTCAAACAGGTGAAGGCGAACGGCCGGCTGGAGTTGGTCGCGATCGGTCACTGGTCGTCGCGTTTCGCTGAGGGTGCGCGGGCGACGATCTTCTCCGAGGGCGGTGCCTATCGCGGCACCATCCTGCCGTTGAAGGCGTCGGGCCATACTTTCAACGAAGAGATCGACACCCAGCCGGTGAACTGGGCCCAGGTCGAACTGCGCATCGACGCCGTGACCCACGGCCGCGAAGACACCCTGGCCCTGGGCGTGGATGTAGGCGACATCGTCGCCATCGATCCGCAGCCCGAGTTCATCGACACCGGCTTCGTCGTCTCGCGCCATCTGGACGACAAGGCGGGCGTCGCCACCCTTTTGGCCGCGCTGGAATGCATGATCCGCGAAGATCGCACGCCGACGGTCGATACCTGGTGGCTGTTCACGATCGCCGAGGAGGTCGGGTTGGGCGCCTCGTCCGTGCTGATCCCAGATGTCGCCGCCATGGTGACGGTCGACAACGGCACGACCGCGCCCGGCCAGAACTCGTCGGAGTTCGGCGTCACCATCGCTATGGCGGACCAGACAGGTCCCTTCGACTGGCACCTGTCACGCAAACTGGTTCAACTGGCCCGCGACCACGACATCCCGCACCAGAAGGACGTCTTTCGATACTATCGCTCGGACTCGGCCTCGGCTCTGGAAGCCGGCGCCGACATCCGGACCGCCTTGGTCACCTTCGGCATCGACGCCAGCCACGGCTATGAACGCATTCACGAAAGCGCGCTGGAAGACCTGTCGCGCCTGCTGATCGCCTATGCCGAAAGCGACGTCGAAATCAGCCGTGACGCCAAGTCTTTGAGCGGAGCAAAAGGCTTTACCCACCAACCCGTGGGCGACGAGGGGGATTAG
- a CDS encoding efflux RND transporter permease subunit → MLNRIIDAAVRFRWLVVGLAVVLAVLGGRELLHLPIDAVPDITNRQVQITTVAPALGPEEVERQVTFPLETALAGLPGLTETRSLSRHGFSQITAVFTDATDIYFARNLVNERLQAAREDLPEGLSPSMGPVVTGLGEVYIWTLELTGPAARTSAVYVTPEGERLVTDQEKATYLRTVQDWLVAPQLKTVPGVAGVDVLGGYVKEYAVHPDPSRLAAYGVGLVQLVEALEHANRIAGAGYVNRAGEAYIVRADARLKSLNDLAQTPILNRGGQVIRVSDVATVEIGRAPRLGSASADGRETVVGTALMLQGENSREVAHRVGERLKAIAPSLPPGVVLKPELDRTELVEATIRTVEHNLLLGALLVVAVLFFALGNVRAAIITALVIPLSFLFAASAMNRFGISANLLSLGALDFGLIVDGAVVVIENTLRRLGLKRTETRRPLTTAERLSVAAASAREMARPAAFGQAIILLVYAPLLMFEGVEGKMFGPMAATVMLALAAAFVLSFTFVPAMAALLVREPRADHEDTRLTRAAKARYQPLLAHAIARPRRVLVGAGVALLAGVLAFLTLGREFVPQLDEGDVLVQALRVPSTSLEQSQAMQFQVERALKAMPQVNRVFTRTGTAEVASDPMPPSISDTFVILKDRRDWPDPRLPKADLVAEMERRLSTLLGNTYEFTQPIEMRFNELIAGVRSDVAVMVYGDDFAAMERTAQQVAGVLNGIQGAADVRVEQVSGQPTITASVDRTVAAAQGIHASDAADALAIAFAGRSAGQVNEGDRRFDVVVRLDDALRADPAVMEQLPVMPENAQSGAPTVPLSSVARFDVGEGPNQISRADGKRRMIVQANVRGRDLGGFVAEAQGKVAEQVQPPSSGWIDWGGQFENLQRASARLALIVPIVFLTIGLLLVLALRSWKDAALVFAGVPLALVGGALALALRGMPLSISAAVGFIAVSGVATLNGLVLMQAIRQRLTEGDPPAKAALYGAVSRLRAVLTTALVAVLGFVPMAFASGAGAEVQKPLATVVIGGLTTATVLTLIVLPVLAGWRRGGEAQG, encoded by the coding sequence ATGCTGAACCGGATCATCGACGCCGCCGTGCGTTTCCGCTGGCTGGTCGTGGGACTGGCCGTCGTCCTGGCCGTCCTGGGGGGGCGCGAACTGTTGCATCTGCCCATCGACGCCGTGCCCGACATCACCAATCGCCAGGTGCAGATCACGACGGTGGCGCCGGCCCTGGGGCCCGAGGAGGTCGAACGCCAGGTGACCTTCCCGCTAGAGACGGCGCTGGCGGGGCTGCCGGGCCTGACCGAGACCCGCTCCCTGTCGCGCCATGGCTTCTCGCAGATCACGGCCGTCTTCACTGATGCGACCGACATCTATTTCGCCCGCAATCTGGTCAACGAGCGGCTTCAGGCCGCGCGCGAGGATTTGCCAGAGGGGCTCTCGCCCTCGATGGGACCGGTCGTGACCGGCCTGGGCGAGGTCTACATCTGGACGCTGGAACTGACCGGCCCTGCGGCGCGCACGAGCGCGGTCTATGTCACGCCCGAGGGCGAACGCCTCGTCACCGACCAGGAAAAGGCTACCTATCTGCGCACGGTTCAGGACTGGCTGGTCGCGCCCCAGCTGAAGACCGTGCCCGGCGTCGCCGGCGTCGATGTGCTGGGCGGCTATGTGAAGGAATATGCGGTCCACCCCGACCCCAGCCGACTGGCCGCCTATGGCGTCGGCCTGGTGCAACTGGTCGAGGCGTTGGAGCACGCCAACCGCATCGCCGGCGCCGGATACGTCAATCGTGCAGGCGAGGCCTATATCGTACGCGCCGACGCTCGGCTGAAGAGCCTGAACGACCTCGCCCAGACGCCGATCCTGAACCGGGGCGGCCAGGTGATCCGAGTGTCCGACGTGGCCACGGTCGAGATCGGCCGCGCGCCTCGTTTAGGATCCGCCAGCGCCGACGGCCGCGAGACGGTGGTCGGCACGGCCCTGATGCTTCAGGGGGAGAACTCGCGCGAGGTGGCGCACCGCGTCGGCGAACGGCTGAAGGCCATTGCGCCCAGCCTGCCGCCCGGCGTGGTCCTCAAGCCCGAACTGGACCGCACCGAACTGGTCGAGGCGACCATCCGCACGGTGGAGCACAATCTGTTGCTCGGCGCCCTGCTGGTCGTCGCCGTACTGTTCTTCGCCCTGGGCAATGTGCGAGCGGCGATCATCACCGCCCTCGTCATTCCGCTCAGCTTCCTGTTCGCCGCCTCGGCGATGAACCGGTTCGGGATCAGCGCCAATCTGCTCAGCCTGGGCGCGCTGGACTTCGGCCTGATCGTCGACGGCGCCGTGGTGGTGATCGAGAACACCCTGCGCCGTTTGGGCCTGAAGCGGACGGAGACGCGTCGCCCGCTGACGACCGCCGAACGGCTGTCGGTCGCCGCCGCATCGGCCCGCGAAATGGCCCGGCCCGCGGCCTTCGGCCAGGCGATTATCCTGCTGGTCTATGCACCCTTGCTGATGTTCGAGGGGGTCGAGGGCAAGATGTTCGGCCCGATGGCCGCCACCGTCATGCTGGCGCTCGCCGCCGCCTTCGTCCTCAGCTTCACCTTCGTGCCCGCCATGGCCGCCCTGTTGGTGCGCGAGCCCAGGGCGGATCATGAGGATACGCGACTGACGCGCGCGGCCAAGGCGCGCTACCAGCCGCTTCTCGCTCACGCCATCGCCCGACCACGGCGCGTCCTTGTCGGCGCGGGCGTCGCCTTGCTGGCCGGCGTCCTCGCCTTCCTGACCCTGGGGCGCGAGTTCGTGCCACAACTGGACGAGGGCGATGTGCTGGTCCAGGCCCTGCGTGTGCCCTCGACCTCGCTGGAACAGAGCCAGGCGATGCAGTTCCAGGTCGAGCGCGCGCTGAAGGCCATGCCCCAGGTCAATCGTGTCTTCACCCGCACCGGCACCGCAGAGGTCGCATCCGACCCTATGCCGCCGTCGATCTCGGACACCTTCGTCATCCTGAAGGACCGCCGAGACTGGCCCGATCCACGACTGCCGAAAGCCGATCTGGTCGCGGAGATGGAGAGGCGGCTTTCCACCCTGCTGGGCAACACCTATGAGTTCACCCAGCCCATCGAGATGCGGTTCAACGAACTGATCGCGGGTGTGCGTTCGGACGTGGCGGTCATGGTCTATGGCGACGATTTCGCCGCGATGGAGCGCACGGCCCAGCAGGTCGCGGGCGTCCTGAACGGCATCCAGGGCGCGGCGGACGTGCGGGTCGAGCAGGTTTCGGGCCAACCGACCATCACCGCCAGCGTGGATCGCACGGTGGCGGCGGCGCAGGGGATCCATGCCTCTGACGCGGCGGACGCCCTGGCCATCGCTTTCGCCGGCCGTTCGGCCGGTCAGGTCAACGAGGGCGACCGGCGCTTCGATGTGGTCGTGCGGCTGGACGACGCCCTGCGCGCCGATCCGGCGGTCATGGAGCAGTTGCCGGTCATGCCCGAGAACGCCCAGTCCGGGGCGCCGACCGTGCCTCTGTCTTCTGTCGCACGTTTCGACGTCGGCGAGGGACCGAACCAGATCAGCCGCGCCGACGGCAAGCGCCGCATGATCGTTCAGGCCAATGTCCGTGGACGCGACCTGGGCGGCTTCGTCGCGGAGGCGCAAGGCAAGGTCGCCGAACAGGTCCAGCCGCCGTCGTCCGGCTGGATCGACTGGGGCGGTCAGTTCGAGAACCTGCAACGCGCCTCGGCCCGTCTGGCGCTGATCGTGCCGATCGTCTTCCTGACCATCGGCCTGCTGCTCGTGCTGGCGCTGCGATCATGGAAGGACGCCGCCCTGGTGTTCGCAGGCGTGCCCTTGGCCTTGGTGGGCGGCGCCTTGGCGCTGGCGCTGCGAGGGATGCCGCTGTCGATCAGCGCGGCCGTCGGCTTCATCGCCGTCTCGGGCGTGGCGACGCTGAACGGCCTGGTGCTGATGCAGGCCATCCGCCAACGCCTGACCGAGGGCGACCCGCCGGCCAAGGCGGCGCTCTACGGCGCCGTCAGCCGCCTGCGCGCCGTCCTGACCACGGCCCTGGTCGCCGTCCTCGGCTTCGTGCCCATGGCGTTCGCCTCAGGCGCAGGCGCCGAGGTGCAAAAACCCCTGGCCACGGTCGTCATCGGCGGCCTGACCACCGCGACAGTCCTCACCCTGATCGTCCTGCCAGTGCTGGCGGGATGGCGGAGAGGAGGGGAGGCTCAAGGCTGA
- a CDS encoding efflux RND transporter periplasmic adaptor subunit, whose product MTLKTYWLMTGAAVVIALGAGFGAARILDQPPIEAEHAEAGHAEDEAAEAAFVALTPQEAARAGVSVVAVQRGGGAELKLPGRVAFAPGAEAAVDAPLGGAVVRVHVGLGDRVAAGSPLITVRSPDGAASRADADAAGATVQAARAAERRDRTLFEQGWVSQARLDVTAAETRRAEAQHRAARARVGAFGAPGADGLTVVRSPIAGVVTRLSAAPGQVLHEEALQVAAVADPGRVELVFEAPPAAAAILKVGDRLESTVAGSRVMSGVVVAIAPANANGVVVVRARPAGETPPAGSVVSARVSAGAGSGTPVVPLDAVQTIEGAPSVFVQEDGGFRARPVVTGRTSDGRIEIVSGLTGTERIAGVGAFLLKAELAKGEAEHGH is encoded by the coding sequence GCCCGCATTCTGGACCAACCGCCAATTGAAGCCGAACACGCCGAGGCAGGCCACGCCGAAGACGAAGCCGCCGAAGCGGCCTTCGTCGCTCTGACGCCGCAGGAGGCCGCGCGAGCCGGGGTGTCGGTCGTCGCCGTGCAGCGCGGCGGCGGCGCCGAACTGAAACTGCCGGGCCGCGTCGCCTTTGCGCCCGGCGCCGAGGCCGCCGTGGATGCGCCGTTGGGCGGCGCCGTGGTGCGCGTCCACGTCGGCCTGGGCGATCGCGTGGCGGCCGGTTCGCCCCTGATCACCGTGCGCAGTCCGGACGGCGCCGCCTCAAGGGCGGACGCCGATGCGGCGGGCGCGACGGTCCAGGCCGCGCGCGCCGCCGAACGGCGCGATCGCACCCTGTTTGAACAGGGCTGGGTGTCACAGGCGCGCCTGGACGTCACCGCCGCCGAGACCCGTCGTGCGGAGGCGCAACACCGCGCCGCCCGCGCTCGTGTCGGCGCATTTGGCGCGCCCGGAGCGGACGGGCTGACGGTGGTGCGCAGCCCCATCGCAGGCGTCGTCACCCGCCTGAGCGCGGCTCCGGGCCAGGTGCTGCACGAAGAGGCCTTGCAGGTCGCCGCCGTCGCCGATCCCGGCCGTGTCGAACTGGTGTTCGAGGCGCCGCCCGCCGCCGCTGCGATCCTGAAGGTCGGCGACCGGCTGGAAAGCACGGTCGCCGGATCGCGCGTCATGTCCGGCGTCGTCGTCGCCATCGCCCCGGCCAATGCGAACGGGGTCGTCGTGGTTCGCGCCCGTCCTGCTGGCGAGACGCCCCCGGCGGGATCGGTCGTCTCCGCCCGCGTTTCCGCCGGCGCGGGCTCAGGAACGCCTGTCGTGCCGTTGGACGCGGTGCAGACCATAGAGGGCGCGCCGTCCGTCTTCGTTCAGGAGGATGGCGGGTTCCGTGCGCGCCCGGTGGTGACCGGACGAACCTCGGACGGCCGGATCGAGATCGTGTCCGGCCTGACCGGGACCGAGCGCATCGCCGGCGTCGGCGCCTTCCTGCTCAAGGCCGAACTGGCCAAGGGCGAAGCCGAGCACGGACATTGA